Proteins encoded within one genomic window of Pieris rapae chromosome 1, ilPieRapa1.1, whole genome shotgun sequence:
- the LOC110998962 gene encoding G protein-activated inward rectifier potassium channel 4 gives MVFGSKWSPINTDEIPPPVVPGIYRPKNRVPGINSYTRRKNVRAVLKNGYLNIESKSKQRQLFSNYIVALVEARWRWTLLNFVSAHTFLWLFFGTIYWIISYNHEDFLPVSISQNASKTTPCIRNLYGFTSAFLFSIEVHTTVAYGKRAITLECPQTVTAMCLQCIVSSIFQAIMVGILFAKLTRPRARTQTILFSRQAVINLRNDKFCLIFRVGDMRKSRILNIKPQAYVIRFQSEQKQMNISDQIELNVDVDECEQTFFLWPITVVHCIDEKSPFYKLSAADLLCSKIEILVVFEGMIESTGQSVQARSSFIECDIFWGHRFATMIGYDTERMIYDVDFSKLSEIQQVDTPLCSANEFSTLLSVLSDTSPEFTTSHEFNEWT, from the exons aTGGTTTTTGGAAGTAAATGGTCACCAATAAATACGGACGAGATTCCGCCGCCAGTAGTTCCAGGAATTTATCGCCCAAAAAATC GTGTGCCAGGTATTAATTCATACACACGTAGAAAAAACGTACGTGCCGTACTCAAAAATGGTTACCTGAATATCGAaagtaaatcaaaacaaaGGCAACTATTCTCCAACTACATCGTTGCACTTGTTGAAGCAAGGTGGAGATGGACCCTTCTCAATTTTGTAAGCGCACACACATTTCTTTGGCTTTTTTTTGGCACCATCTATTGGATAATTTCTTATAACCATGAAGATTTCTTACCTGTATCCATTTCTCAAAATGCGTCGAAGACAACACCGTGCATACGAAATCTATATGGGTTTACCTCGGCTTTCCTCTTCAGTATCGAAGTTCACACAACGGTCGCATATGGAAAGCGAGCAATCACACTCGAATGTCCCCAGACTGTAACTGCGATGTGCTTACAATGCATTGTGAGCTCAATATTCCAGGCAATAATGGTCGGCATACTTTTCGCAAAGTTGACTCGTCCTCGAGCCAGGACGCAGACAATTCTCTTTAGCAGACAAGCAGTTATAAATCTGAGAAATGACAAATTCTGTCTAATATTCAGAGTTGGCGATATGAGGAAGTCtagaatattgaatataaagcCTCAAGCCTACGTAATAAGGTTTCAATCTGAGCAGAAGCAAATGAATATTAGCGatcaaattgaattgaatgttGACGTAGATGAATGCGAACAAACTTTTTTTCTATGGCCAATTACGGTGGTCCATTGCATAGACGAAAAAAGtccattttacaaattatcagCAGCTGACCTCTTGTGTAGTAAAATAGAAATACTCGTAGTTTTCGAAGGTATGATAGAATCAACCGGTCAATCGGTGCAAGCGAGGTCGAGTTTTATAGAGTGTGACATATTTTGGGGTCATAGATTTGCTACGATGATTGGCTATGATACGGAGAGGATGATATATGATGTCGATTTTTCGAAGCTATCAGAAATTCAACAGGTTGACACACCTTTGTGTTCTGCGAATGAATTTAGCACATTGTTATCGGTCCTTTCGGACACTTCACCGGAGTTCACTACATCGCATGAATTTAATGAATGGACGTGA